A section of the Scleropages formosus chromosome 12, fSclFor1.1, whole genome shotgun sequence genome encodes:
- the rif1 gene encoding telomere-associated protein RIF1 isoform X4 has protein sequence MMATVLPASSSLVPLLESLEDPEAGQAEKTDAYLTITNRLSGEDGRNFLPAVVKHFSRLGQVLQTHISSQNVELSQAALQALGFCAFHSNVVSGIPDDLAEELLVSLSSLVLGSTEKNTCARALWVISKQNFPSEVVSRKVPDILKTLEAVQTREDIQSVIMEHEALNVVIRLLEQAPTEMGEGAVQWAKLVIPLVVHSASKVRLRAAAALEMGMPLLLEKQQEVAAIIEPLMSSKLIPELQKLFSSKNETNVLKLWPLFVRLLGKLLHRGGPFINSLLHLEELGFRSSSPVIKKIAFIAWKSLIDNFALNPDILCSAKRLKLLMQPLSSVQVRAEALQLTKLEVWWYLVIKLGPNLAANFEQVGVPLLQSAVSTESKILSPTPTRNSSSNVGVVPSTPKTGGPALNSSIATPRMNLNSSVHGVQTFPSIQLLGLEMLLHYFLGPEVTAVAAKHKLQLSLEPLSHPLLASHTHFTKFSGVLVSAVRDGVIGIGKDAPDSLLSLIWKNLVGLVNTAIESAGNKKDRQGSEMLTLLLQALQSIVSSESLPALRTLGLLETTVKGIPQKILGSAAYQVANMDILNGTPALFLTLQLFHSSMLHSFVQDERFFVCLETLVSCGLSGPTSPLAFSESVLGVIGRSAELVENKEHLWRMWSIVVSPLTDTIIQTNEVNQGDALEHNFTAVYSALMFPVNHLLTGQALPCATQKSLLSTWSRLYKAFARCSALVATAEENICCEELCAKMLTVMDRKALSNVSTLDAVASILLVIIECIDFSPYTVKSQQKPKSPRTPSNWVKKKNKVLGNLAAFQTLLVQLLESFLAQEAHMEGTGPSMGGLASVLLAILSVLFSSLALATAVCEMLSTLSPLLATLYEQAGRPQNERPYFYSSVAPKLEKLLGDILTCLQTRCVLAYDSELLGLLAPLLCVLLLHKSKGVRSLITQFWNATFANAPVLTYPEELKAILNQVKQQTPMILPGFHAVDVSDDFSGQYSGECSQLETKISGVTVKSTGKRGSLLAKAVDRKEKASLKPISVKLDFGSPKPPRREVLEEEASVDFVFIPPETKERVLTEHQKEVKRTKRVDIPAMYNNLDASLDTTIFSQYSQSQEESMDKLLADEKTEKTTKEDLNVKVSEEKMDVEESIQAEKMDVEQPPQADIKELSEADISSKMDTSEQEVQAVEVSASDSIQDILATETAEISTDGCNVSASSDVISGTPQKPGSRRQSFITLEKYEDRKTASMGSVTKFTGPLSKPSKGQEATESVAEGEMEETSQGVDRPKRGRPKKQSRSSQQEVIVAVEVEKEAEKEAECKVNNGNDSYSQATDDPDIIPGTQIDSTGKARLPSTETKGNASSEEMKEQLVDSQGSEISSQTEVRRSGRRRSRPLRPGEDREETEDKNKMGRVNVEQGSCQTDSQKILAAVQMESLSQGRQTRRSKVLEAESENRDDMNSKTPPGGSKMNNNSQKASFASNMEVPSQVRPGRKSKVAEPVKDEAKEASQESSQVQGRYKTRRSSQNLLSAIEHSESDGSETREDTQPVKKRGRKPKLLNSDVIVSPKNTQCQQSTHVESVEIGISEASQKEEPKSINSDSGSLEAPQTVSEEVERNSSDPETSISASDSKPATIRSGSTVDEFPTESQPVVPQCTTALTEIVTKSQKVHICPHSNRGRGRRRSRGCHCKVSGSLSQESDVSDSQSNEDQGENRSSQDGNLLSDPSESVCSESKESQIQACTKDAVFVEIDPQVMASVSNNALALGTAETEGKSNISDKDEVEIQNTSQLVDMPCEKIEGAVEDICNDQPEGEEKHENNQEDQCQIIDGLDADAPLQQEDLVAQDEEAHLNSADVAVAFAPAAAASPTMPAELSEPSKPLCMDSPPKQKALEGEADVPDVDQSPSSGKTRGVWSPSASPSTSILKKGQKRPLEEESPSPLLKSRRVSFADPIHHQELADDIDRRSPVIRSSAGSSPKSKNINNVSFQQRFITTPTKGTLTKGTLSPRNLHSPRFQK, from the exons ATGATGGCGACTGTACTCCCTGCCAGCTCAAGCCTCGTCCCTCTTCTGGAGAGTTTGGAGGATCCCGAGGCTGGTCAGGCGGAGAAGACGGATGCCTACCTGACCATCACAAA TCGTCTCAGTGGAGAGGATGGCCGTAATTTTCTACCTGCAGTTGTAAAGCACTTTTCACGTCTGGGTCAAGTCTTACAG ACGCACATCTCGAGTCAGAATGTGGAGCTGAGCCAAGCTGCGCTGCAAGCTTTGGGCTTCTGCGCCTTCCACAGCAACGTAGTCTCCGGGATCCCAG ATGATCTTGCAGAAGAGCTTCTGGTATCTCTTTCCTCCCTGGTTCTGGGTtccacagagaaaaatacatgTGCCCGTGCCCTGTGGGTCATTTCCAAACAGAACTTCCCTTCAGAAGTGGTCTCCAGGAAG GTGCCAGACATCCTCAAAACATTGGAGGCAGTACAAACAAGGGAAGACATCCAGTCTGTTATCATGGAGCATGAGGCGCTGAATGTTGTCATCAg GTTATTGGAGCAGGCTCCTACTGAAATGGGGGAGGGAGCAGTGCAGTGGGCCAAACTGGTCATCCCGCTGGTGGTTCATTCAGCCTCGAAGGTGCGCCTACGAGCAGCAGCTGCCTTGGAGATGGGCATGCCTCTCCTCTTGGAGAAGCAGCAAGAGGTGGCTGCCATCATTGAACCTCTCATGTCCTCA AAGCTGATTCCAGAGCTCCAGAAACTGTTTTCCTCCAAGAATGAGACAAATGTTCTGAAGCTCTGGCCATTATTTGTAAGACTTCTTGGAAAG TTGCTCCACAGAGGCGGTCCattcatcaactccttgctacACCTGGAGGAGCTTGGCTTCCGCAGCTCCTCACCTGTTATCAAGAAGATTGCCTTCATTGCTTGGAAGAGCCTCATTGACAACTTTGCTCTTAATCCAG ATATCCTGTGCAGTGCAAAACGGCTCAAGCTACTCATGCAGCCATTAAGCTCTGTCCAGGTGAGGGCAGAGGCATTGCAACTCACTAagctggaggtgtggtggtaCCTGGTGATCAAGCTGGGCCCTAACTTGGCTGCTAACTTTGAACAG GTTGGGGTTCCTCTGCTCCAGAGTGCAGTAAGCACTGAGTCAAAGATCTTGTCTCCAACTCCCACAAGAAACTCTAGCTCTAATGTGGGTGTTGTTCCCTCAACGCCTAAAACAG GTGGGCCGGCCCTTAACAGTTCCATCGCCACTCCAAGGATGAACCTTAACAGCAGTGTTCATGGGGTCCAAACCTTTCCATCCATTCAGCTGCTAGGGCTCGAAATGTTGCTTCACTACTTCCTGGGTCCAGAGGTCACTGCTGTTGCAGCCAAACACAAGTTGCAGCTTAGTCTCG AGCCCCTGTCCCATCCACTACTGGCCAGCCACACTCATTTCACCAAGTTCTCAGGGGTTCTTGTATCAGCAGTTAGAGACGGTGTTATCGGTATCGGCAAAGATGCCCCAG ATTCCTTGCTCAGCCTCATTTGGAAGAACCTCGTTGGACTCGTCAACACAGCTATAGAGTCAG CAGGCAATAAGAAGGACAGACAGGGATCCGAAATGCTAACCCTGCTGCTCCAGGCTTTACAGAGCATTGTATCCTCTGAGTCTCTGCCTGCCCTCCGTACCCTG GGGCTTCTTGAGACCACAGTGAAAGGAATTCCACAGAAGATTTTGGGTTCTGCAGCATACCAGGTGGCCAACAtggacattttaaat GGCACCCCAGCACTGTTCCTTACCCTGCAGTTGTTCCACAGCAGCATGCTGCACTCTTTTGTGCAGGATGAAAG GTTTTTTGTGTGTCTCGAAACCCTGGTAAGCTGCGGCCTTTCTGGTCCCACGTCCCCTCTGGCTTTCAGTGAGTCAGTCCTGGGGGTCATTGGGCGCAGCGCAGAATTGGTGGAAAACAAGGAGCACCTGTGGAGGATGTGGAGCATTGTTGTCAGCCCCTTGACGGACACAATCATACAG ACCAATGAGGTGAACCAAGGCGATGCACTGGAAcacaattttactgcagtttacaGTGCCTTGATGTTCCCTGTCAACCACCTGCTAACTGGTCAGGCCCTACCCTGT GCTACACAGAAATCCTTGCTGAGCACCTGGTCCAGGCTGTATAAGGCTTTTGCCCGCTGTTCTGCCCTGGTGGCCACTGCTGAAGAGAATATCTGCTGTGAGGAGTTATGTGCCAAGATGCTTACTGTAATGGACCGAAAGGCCCTTTCG aatgtATCAACACTGGATGCAGTTGCCAGCATTCTCCTGGTCATCATTGAGTGTATCGACTTCTCACCATATACAGTGAAGTCTCAGCAGAAGCCTAAAT CACCTCGCACTCCATCAAACTgggtgaagaagaagaacaaagtcCTTGGAAACCTTGCTGCCTTTCAGACCCTTCTAGTGCAGTTACTGGAGTCCTTCCTTGCACAGGAGGCACACATGGAGGGTACAGGGCCATCAATGGGTGGACTAGCCTCTGTCTTATTGGCTATTCTATCTGTACTCTTCAGCAGCCTTGCTCTGGCCACAGCAGTTTGTGAGATGCTGTCTACACTCTCTCCTCTTCTTGCTACCCTGTATGAACAGGCAGGGAG GCCTCAGAATGAACGGCCATATTTTTACTCCAGTGTTGCCCCAAAG TTGGAGAAGCTGCTGGGTGACATCTTGACCTGCTTGCAAACACGCTGTGTTCTGGCTTATGACAGTGAACTCCTTGGTCTTCTAGCACCCTTGCTCTGTGTGCTTCTCCTTCACAAGAGCAAGGGGGTCCGTTCCCTCATCACGCAGTTTTGGAATGCTACCTTTGCCAATGCTCCTGTCCTCACCTACCCTGAGGAACTCAA AGCCATTTTGAATCAGGTGAAACAGCAGACTCCAATGATTTTGCCAGGCTTTCACGCTGTTGATGTTTCTGATGACTTCTCTGGGCAGTATTCT GGTGAATGCTCTCAGCTTGAGACAAAGATCAGTGGAGTCACTGTGAAGTCCACAGGGAAGAGGGGCTCCCTGCTGGCCAAGGCTGTGGACCGGAAAGAGAAAGCTTCCTTAAAGCCTATCTCA GTGAAGCTTGATTTTGGTTCTCCCAAACCACCTCGACGAGAGGTATTGGAGGAAGAAGCTTCAGTGGACTTTGTGTTCATACCTCCAGAGACCAAGGAGCGAGTTTTGACTGAGCATCAGAAAGAGGTCAAGAGGACGAAAAG ggtTGATATTCCTGCTATGTACAATAACTTAGATGCTTCACTGGACACTACCATCTTTTCTCAGTATTCTCAGAGCCAGGAGGAATCAAT GGATAAGTTACTTGCagatgaaaaaacagaaaaaacaacaaaggaagACCTGAATGTCAAG gtgtctgaagaaaaaatGGATGTTGAAGAATCCATACAAGCTGAAAAGATGGATGTCGAACAACCTCCACAAGCTGACATCAAGGAGTTGTCAGAGGCTGATATAAGCTCCAAGATGGACACATCAGAACAGGAAGTCCAAGCTGTGGAAGTATCTGCCAGTGATTCCATACAGGACATCTTGGCAACAGAGACTGCTGAGATCAGCACTGATGGCTGCAATGTTTCTGCTTCCTCAGATGTAATTTCTGGGACACCCCAAAAGCCTGGTAGCCGTCGTCAGTCATTCATTACTTTAGAAAAATATGAGGACAGGAAGACTGCCAGCATGGGTAGTGTGACAAAATTTACAGGCCCTCTCTCCAAGCCCAGCAAAGGCCAAGAAGCCACAGAGTCAGTTGCTGAGGGTGAAATGGAAGAAACGTCACAGGGTGTTGACAGACCAAAACGTGGTCGTCCCAAGAAGCAATCACGGTCTTCCCAACAGGAGGTTATTGTGGCAGTTGAGGTTGAAAAGGAAGCTGAAAAGGAGGCTGAATGTAAGGTAAATAATGGAAACGACTCCTATAGCCAGGCCACAGATGATCCGGATATCATTCCTGGCACTCAGATTGACAGTACAGGCAAGGCCAGGCTTCCTTCTACAGAGACTAAGGGAAATGCTTCTTCAGAGGAAATGAAAGAGCAGCTTGTTGATTCCCAGGGTTCTGAGATCTCAAGCCAGACAGAAGTCAGACGATCGGGTCGACGCCGGAGTAGACCATTGCGCCCGGGTGAGGACAGAGAGGAGACGGAAGACAAAAATAAGATGGGAAGGGTAAATGTTGAACAGGGGTCTTGCCAGACTGATTCACAGAAGATCCTAGCTGCTGTTCAAATGGAAAGCCTTTCACAGGGTAGACAGACCCGAAGGAGCAAGGTTTTAGAAGCAGAGTCAGAAAACAGAGACGACATGAATAGCAAAACTCCACCAGGGGGttcaaaaatgaacaataactCACAAAAGGCCTCATTTGCTTCTAATATGGAGGTTCCATCCCAGGTCAGACCAGGCAGGAAGAGCAAGGTGGCTGAACCTGTGAAAGATGAAGCAAAAGAGGCTTCACAGGAATCCTCCCAGGTTCAGGGCAGGTACAAAACAAGGAGGTCATCCCAGAACTTACTCTCTGCCATTGAGCATTCGGAGTCTGATGGTTCAGAAACTCGTGAGGACACTCAGCCAGTCAAAAAAAGAGGCAGGAAGCCGAAATTGTTGAACTCAGATGTGATAGTGAGCCCAAAGAACACTCAGTGTCAGCAGTCCACACATGTAGAATCAGTGGAAATAGGTATTTCAGAGGCCTCTCAGAAGGAAGAACCCAAAAGTATTAACTCAGACAGTGGGAGCCTAGAAGCACCACAGACTGTCAGTGAAGAAGTTGAAAGGAATTCTTCAGATCCAGAAACCTCTATATCAGCTTCAGATTCAAAGCCAGCTACTATAAGAAGTGGCTCAACAGTTGATGAGTTTCCTACAGAAAGTCAGCCTGTAGTTCCACAGTGTACCACAGCACTTACTGAGATTGTGACCAAGAGTCAGAAGGTGCATATCTGTCCTCATTCTAACAGGGGAAGGGGGCGCAGGCGCTCAAGGGGTTGTCACTGCAAAGTCTCTGGGTCTTTGTCTCAGGAGAGTGATGTGTCTGACTCGCAGAGTAATGAAGACCAGGGCGAGAACAGATCTTCCCAGGATGGAAACTTGCTTTCTGACCCCTCTGAATCAGTATGTTCTGAGTCCAAAGAATCCCAGATCCAGGCATGTACAAAGGATGCTGTTTTTGTGGAGATTGATCCACAGGTCATGGCTTCTGTTTCTAACAACGCCTTGGCACTTGGCACCGCTGAAACTGAGGGAAAGTCAAACATTTCAGATAAGGATGAAGTGGAAATTCAGAATACATCTCAGCTTGTTGACATGCCCTGTGAAAAGATAGAGGGTGCTGTTGAGGACATTTGTAATGATcaaccagagggggaggagaaacatgaaaacaacCAGGAAGATCAGTGCCAGATCATAGATGGACTAGATGCTGATGCTCCTCTCCAGCAGGAGGACTTGGTAGCACAGGATGAAGAAGCACATTTAAACAGTGCAGATGTAGCTGTAGCTtttgctccagctgctgctgcttctcctacTATGCCTGCGGAACTCTCAGAGCCATCAAAACCCCTCTGCATGGACTCTCCACCGAAGCAGAAGGCCTTAGAAGGTGAAGCAGATGTTCCAGATGTAGACCAGAGTCCTAGCAGTGGGAAAACTCGTGGTGTGTGGTCTCCGTCAGCATCTCCCTCTACCAGCATTCTCAAGAAGGGCCAGAAGAGGCCCTTGGAGGAAGAATCTCCATCCCCTTTACTCAAG TCTCGCCGAGTGTCTTTTGCTGATCCAATCCACCACCAAGAGCTGGCCGATGACATTGACCGTCGAAGTCCTGTCATCAGGTCCTCTGCAGGAAGCTCTCCAAAGtccaaaaacattaataatgtcTCCTTCCAGCAAAGG TTCATTACTACACCAACCAAAGGCACCTTGACTAAAGGCACCTTGAGTCCACGTAATCTTCATAGCCCAAG ATTTCAGAAATGA